A genome region from Gemmatimonadota bacterium includes the following:
- a CDS encoding response regulator: MSRRSHSTTSLTISRWLAALASAAALVSVATLAEAQQRSSGEPSRALATTSYVRRVIDSDDGLPDTQINAIAQTPDGYLWLGTRRGVVRYDGLSFRLYSPEEVPALPTGSINSLSVDAAGRLWIGTARGLVVRERGVFRRIPAAEVPATSVWEVLEDRHGGLWVAGSFGLLRRDSTRFAPVPGIDAFVYSLHEDPAGRVWMAGREFLGSIAYGETAPTVVPATAGERFFDVIGDGAEGIWVGTRRGAWHIDVRDPRAVRVIERLATGDPTFGNEVWTLTRTPTGDLWIGTERLGVLRWDGQHLTSYAQGTTPDPTWWLLTDARGRVWAGTAAGMLRFQRSAFTTFNEGMAPSSTWSVRGDETGTVWAAASDGRVFFLDGQRWIPRLPYAGRNLASSTWPSGDGGMLAVYDVNRVYRLDRQGARDVTQSLGLRGLSVLSIYRDTDGSHWVATDSGVYHAEGGVARPANPAWGLSRTEPPRFIQRDALGRLIIGRPFLTIIDKGVATRYDSTRGLTHHDILAVLPDSDRIWMATADSGLYLLRRDTVVRVGRADPRLGREVLGIAKDDLGHLWLTSSFGLYRVDANDLMRYADDPRTRVMVRGFDRADGLPTTEFNADYQSQLYTDPAGGIWLPTYAGAVRIDPRAVSHDTLPPQVHLERLSVDGTEYPVDAALRLSAHPIRVELTFAATNALVPSRVRAEYRMIGVDTTWRDAGVRRTLSFGPLRGGEYRFEARVAGEDGDWNPVVASLALEVPLWPWEYPWFYPVVLALAVAATALALRLRLRSVERREQVLAALVVERTKELEAERASLEARVQARTADLAREFEERKLLEQRLVTAQKLESIGRLAGGVAHEINNSITGVLGFTELAQHGAKGNAELQSDLDEVWKAGRRVADITRQLLAFARRQHTQPIAVQLDVLLAALSRSLQQSVGERVQVSIDDPGKIPAVSADPSQVEQLIFNLVLNARDAMPTGGAATLRLRHVTLPALRTVGDMTLAAGDYVTLEVGDTGVGMDSEVRARLFEPFFTTKEVNRGTGLGLAVCHGIVARHRGAIEVDSAPDAGTRITVWLPAWQGDSRPAENTSGRPVGSETILLVEDETAVRQVASRVLTLLGYRVIEAVDGAAALSLAEKHADDIDVVVTDVMMPHVSGPELVRTLRERFPRLPVVFMSGYAGLDSAALSELATLGPMVAKPFEQDTLAAAVRRELDRRKTPAAARAVPAEPAVPGRYRP; this comes from the coding sequence ATGTCCCGCCGTTCGCACTCGACGACGTCCCTGACGATTTCGCGATGGCTCGCCGCGCTGGCGAGTGCCGCTGCTTTGGTGTCCGTCGCGACGCTCGCCGAGGCCCAGCAGCGGAGCTCGGGCGAGCCGTCACGCGCGCTGGCGACGACGTCCTACGTCCGCCGGGTCATCGACAGCGACGACGGCCTCCCCGACACGCAGATCAACGCGATCGCCCAGACCCCCGACGGCTACCTCTGGCTCGGGACGCGGCGCGGGGTCGTTCGCTACGACGGACTGTCGTTCAGGCTCTATTCGCCGGAGGAGGTCCCGGCGCTCCCCACAGGCTCGATCAACAGCCTGTCGGTCGACGCGGCCGGACGTCTCTGGATCGGAACGGCGCGTGGTCTGGTGGTCCGCGAGCGCGGCGTCTTTCGCCGCATCCCCGCGGCGGAGGTCCCAGCCACCAGCGTCTGGGAAGTGCTGGAAGACCGGCACGGCGGCCTCTGGGTCGCGGGGAGCTTTGGCCTGCTCCGCCGCGACAGCACACGCTTCGCCCCGGTCCCGGGCATCGACGCCTTCGTCTACTCCCTGCACGAAGACCCCGCCGGTCGCGTCTGGATGGCCGGGCGCGAGTTCCTCGGCTCGATCGCTTACGGTGAGACCGCGCCGACCGTCGTGCCGGCGACCGCGGGTGAGCGCTTCTTCGACGTCATCGGCGACGGCGCGGAGGGGATCTGGGTCGGCACGCGACGCGGCGCGTGGCACATCGACGTCCGCGATCCGCGCGCGGTCCGCGTCATCGAGCGGCTCGCGACCGGCGACCCCACCTTTGGCAACGAAGTCTGGACCCTCACCCGTACGCCAACGGGTGACCTCTGGATCGGCACGGAGCGCCTCGGCGTGCTGCGCTGGGACGGCCAGCACCTCACCTCATACGCGCAGGGTACCACCCCCGACCCCACGTGGTGGCTGTTGACCGACGCGCGGGGCCGCGTCTGGGCGGGAACCGCCGCCGGGATGCTGCGTTTCCAGCGCTCGGCCTTCACGACGTTCAACGAAGGCATGGCGCCCAGCAGCACCTGGTCGGTGCGTGGGGACGAGACCGGGACCGTGTGGGCCGCGGCGTCAGACGGGCGCGTCTTCTTTCTCGACGGCCAGCGCTGGATTCCCAGGCTTCCGTATGCGGGACGTAACCTCGCGTCGAGCACATGGCCCAGCGGCGACGGCGGGATGCTAGCGGTCTACGACGTGAACCGCGTGTATCGTCTCGATCGACAGGGGGCGCGTGATGTCACCCAGTCCCTCGGCCTGCGTGGGCTCTCGGTCCTGTCGATCTACCGGGACACCGACGGGTCGCACTGGGTCGCGACCGACTCCGGTGTCTACCATGCCGAAGGCGGCGTGGCCCGTCCGGCCAACCCCGCGTGGGGGCTCTCGCGCACCGAGCCGCCCCGCTTCATCCAGCGCGACGCGCTCGGGCGGCTCATCATCGGTCGCCCCTTCCTCACGATCATCGACAAGGGGGTCGCCACCCGGTACGACTCGACGCGGGGGCTGACGCATCACGACATCCTCGCCGTCCTCCCGGACAGCGACCGAATCTGGATGGCGACGGCCGACTCGGGACTGTACCTCCTGCGCCGTGACACCGTCGTGCGGGTCGGGCGCGCCGACCCGCGCCTGGGGCGCGAAGTCCTCGGTATCGCCAAGGACGACCTCGGCCACCTGTGGCTCACCTCGAGCTTCGGCCTGTACCGCGTCGATGCGAACGACCTGATGCGCTACGCCGACGACCCTCGCACGCGCGTGATGGTGCGCGGCTTCGACCGCGCCGACGGTCTCCCCACCACGGAGTTCAACGCCGACTACCAGAGCCAGCTCTACACCGATCCTGCCGGTGGCATCTGGCTCCCGACGTATGCCGGCGCCGTGCGCATCGACCCGCGCGCCGTCTCGCACGACACGCTGCCGCCGCAAGTGCACCTCGAGCGGCTGTCGGTCGACGGGACGGAGTACCCGGTCGATGCCGCCCTTCGTCTCTCCGCGCACCCGATCCGGGTGGAGCTGACCTTCGCCGCCACCAACGCCCTCGTCCCCTCGCGGGTGCGCGCCGAGTACCGGATGATCGGCGTGGACACGACGTGGCGCGACGCTGGCGTGAGGCGCACGCTATCGTTTGGGCCGCTGCGCGGCGGGGAGTACCGGTTCGAGGCGCGGGTGGCGGGGGAGGACGGCGACTGGAACCCCGTCGTCGCCAGCCTCGCGCTCGAGGTGCCGCTCTGGCCGTGGGAGTACCCCTGGTTCTACCCCGTCGTGCTCGCACTCGCCGTCGCCGCGACGGCGTTGGCGCTGCGGTTGCGCCTGCGGTCGGTGGAGCGCCGCGAGCAGGTGCTCGCCGCGCTGGTGGTCGAGCGAACGAAGGAGCTCGAGGCCGAGCGCGCATCGCTCGAGGCACGCGTGCAGGCGCGCACCGCCGACCTCGCCCGCGAGTTCGAGGAGCGCAAGCTCCTGGAGCAACGCCTCGTCACCGCGCAAAAGCTGGAGAGCATCGGCCGGCTCGCGGGCGGCGTGGCGCACGAGATCAACAACTCCATCACGGGCGTCCTGGGCTTCACCGAGCTGGCGCAACACGGCGCCAAGGGGAATGCCGAGCTGCAATCCGACCTGGATGAGGTCTGGAAGGCGGGCCGACGGGTCGCCGACATCACCCGCCAGCTGCTCGCCTTCGCCCGGCGCCAGCACACGCAGCCCATCGCCGTGCAACTCGACGTGCTTTTGGCGGCGTTGTCCCGTTCCCTGCAGCAGTCGGTTGGGGAGCGCGTGCAGGTATCGATCGACGACCCGGGCAAGATTCCGGCGGTGAGCGCCGATCCATCGCAGGTGGAGCAGCTCATCTTCAACCTGGTGCTCAACGCGCGCGATGCCATGCCGACTGGTGGGGCGGCCACCTTGCGGCTGCGCCACGTCACGCTCCCGGCCCTGCGCACCGTCGGCGACATGACGCTCGCCGCCGGTGACTACGTCACGCTCGAAGTGGGCGACACGGGTGTGGGAATGGACAGCGAGGTACGCGCCCGCCTCTTCGAGCCCTTCTTCACGACCAAGGAAGTGAACCGCGGTACCGGACTGGGCCTCGCCGTCTGCCACGGCATCGTGGCCCGCCACCGCGGCGCCATCGAGGTCGACAGCGCGCCGGACGCCGGGACGCGCATCACCGTCTGGCTCCCGGCGTGGCAGGGCGACAGCAGGCCGGCCGAGAACACCAGCGGACGACCGGTGGGAAGCGAGACGATCCTCCTGGTCGAGGACGAGACCGCGGTCCGTCAGGTCGCGAGCCGTGTCCTCACCCTGCTGGGATATCGTGTGATCGAAGCGGTCGATGGCGCCGCCGCCCTCTCGCTCGCCGAGAAGCACGCCGACGACATCGACGTCGTCGTCACCGACGTGATGATGCCGCACGTCTCCGGCCCGGAGTTGGTCCGGACGCTGCGCGAGCGCTTCCCGCGCCTCCCCGTCGTCTTCATGTCGGGCTACGCAGGACTCGATAGCGCCGCCCTGAGCGAGCTGGCGACACTCGGCCCGATGGTGGCCAAGCCGTTCGAACAGGACACCCTGGCGGCCGCGGTCCGGCGTGAACTGGACCGCCGCAAGACCCCCGCCGCCGCCAGGGCCGTCCCGGCCGAGCCCGCGGTGCCGGGACGGTATCGCCCCTAA
- the bla gene encoding subclass B3 metallo-beta-lactamase produces the protein MRFSSVLLVAATAILGASLGAQSVTPTPNCPSCAEWNAPHAPFKLFGNTYYVGTNGLSALLVTSPQGHVLVDGALPESAQQIAASIRALGFRVEDIRVIVNSHVHFDHAGGIADLQRWSGAEVVASAASVPVLRTGDVGRDDPQYGTIPPIARVARVRLLPAGDTVQVGPLLLTAMHTGGHTPGGTSWTWTSCEGGACWAIVYGDSQSALSADDFYYTRTTTYPSGLADFAAGFAALESVRCDVLVTPHPGATALWERLARREAGDASALRDPAACKRYAATARAGLEKRVAAERAALPKPKPKP, from the coding sequence ATGCGATTCTCATCGGTCCTTCTCGTGGCGGCGACGGCGATCTTGGGCGCTTCGCTCGGCGCCCAGAGCGTCACCCCCACCCCCAACTGCCCCTCCTGCGCGGAGTGGAACGCACCACACGCGCCGTTCAAGCTCTTCGGCAACACGTACTACGTGGGGACGAATGGGTTGAGCGCGCTGCTGGTCACGTCGCCGCAGGGGCACGTGCTCGTCGATGGTGCGCTCCCCGAGTCGGCGCAACAAATCGCCGCCAGCATCCGGGCGCTCGGTTTCCGGGTGGAAGACATCCGGGTGATCGTCAACTCCCACGTGCACTTCGACCATGCAGGGGGGATCGCCGATCTGCAGCGGTGGTCGGGGGCCGAGGTGGTGGCGAGCGCGGCGAGCGTTCCGGTGCTGCGCACGGGGGACGTGGGACGTGACGACCCGCAGTACGGCACCATTCCGCCCATCGCCAGGGTCGCGCGTGTGCGCCTGCTCCCCGCTGGCGACACCGTGCAGGTGGGGCCATTGCTCCTGACGGCGATGCACACGGGGGGGCACACGCCCGGCGGGACGAGCTGGACCTGGACGTCGTGCGAGGGAGGGGCGTGCTGGGCAATCGTGTACGGCGACAGCCAGAGCGCGCTTTCCGCGGACGACTTCTACTACACACGCACGACCACCTACCCCAGCGGGCTCGCCGATTTCGCGGCCGGCTTTGCAGCGTTGGAGTCGGTGCGCTGCGACGTGCTCGTGACGCCGCATCCCGGCGCGACGGCGCTGTGGGAGCGGCTGGCGCGGCGCGAGGCGGGTGACGCGAGCGCGCTCCGCGATCCGGCCGCGTGCAAGCGCTACGCAGCCACGGCGCGCGCGGGGCTGGAGAAGCGCGTGGCTGCCGAGCGCGCCGCCCTGCCGAAACCGAAGCCGAAGCCGTAG